The following coding sequences are from one Streptomyces angustmyceticus window:
- a CDS encoding NAD(P)/FAD-dependent oxidoreductase: protein MSSNDVTRILVVGGGYVGMYTALRLQRKLKQELQQGTVEIMVVDPEPYMTYQPFLPEAAAGSISPRHVVVPLRRVLPRCKVVIGEVTAVDHGDRRATITTLAAEETGNGAIEVEYDELVLAPGSVSRTLPVPGLADVGIGFKTVEEAIGLRNHVLAQLDIASSTRDPAVRDAALTFVFVGGGYAGVEALAELEDMARYAVRYYHNIQPEDMKWILVEATGRILPEVGPDMGRYAVRELRARNIDVRMETRLESCEKRVARLSDGSRFPTRTLVWTAGVKPHPILAATKLPLNAHGRLQCTPALQVDGVDHAWSAGDAAAVPDLTAPAPAGPDEPRALCAPNAQHAVRQSKVLAENIAAAVRGGPVRDYAHKYVGSVASLGLHKGVAHVYGRKLKGYPAWFMHRAYHLSRIPTFNRKARVLAEWTLAGLFKREIVSLGSLENPRAEFELAAGTGRHNEAS, encoded by the coding sequence GTGTCTTCGAACGACGTGACGCGCATTCTCGTTGTCGGCGGCGGCTACGTGGGGATGTACACCGCCCTGCGGCTGCAACGGAAACTGAAGCAGGAGCTGCAACAGGGCACCGTCGAGATCATGGTGGTCGACCCCGAGCCGTACATGACCTACCAGCCCTTCCTGCCCGAGGCCGCGGCCGGTTCGATCTCCCCGCGCCATGTCGTCGTACCGCTGCGCCGGGTGCTGCCGCGGTGCAAGGTCGTCATCGGCGAGGTCACCGCCGTCGACCACGGCGACCGCCGGGCCACCATCACCACCCTGGCCGCGGAGGAGACCGGCAACGGCGCCATCGAGGTGGAGTACGACGAACTGGTCCTGGCGCCCGGCTCGGTCTCGCGCACCCTGCCCGTCCCGGGCCTGGCCGACGTAGGCATCGGTTTCAAGACGGTCGAGGAGGCCATCGGCCTGCGCAACCACGTCCTCGCCCAGCTCGACATCGCCTCCTCCACCCGCGACCCGGCGGTCCGCGACGCCGCGCTCACCTTCGTCTTCGTCGGCGGCGGCTACGCGGGAGTCGAGGCGCTGGCCGAACTGGAGGACATGGCCCGTTACGCGGTCCGCTACTACCACAACATCCAGCCCGAGGACATGAAGTGGATCCTGGTCGAGGCGACCGGCCGCATCCTGCCCGAAGTGGGCCCCGACATGGGCCGTTACGCCGTCCGTGAGCTGCGGGCCCGCAACATCGACGTACGGATGGAGACCCGGCTGGAGTCCTGCGAGAAGCGGGTCGCCCGGCTCAGCGACGGCTCCCGCTTCCCGACCCGGACCCTGGTGTGGACCGCGGGCGTCAAACCGCACCCCATCCTGGCCGCGACCAAACTGCCGCTGAACGCCCACGGCCGCCTCCAGTGCACCCCCGCGCTCCAGGTCGACGGCGTCGACCACGCCTGGTCGGCCGGTGACGCGGCCGCGGTCCCCGACCTGACGGCGCCGGCGCCCGCGGGGCCCGACGAGCCACGCGCCCTGTGCGCCCCCAACGCGCAGCACGCCGTCCGCCAGTCCAAGGTGCTCGCCGAGAACATCGCGGCGGCGGTGCGCGGCGGCCCGGTCCGGGACTACGCGCACAAGTACGTCGGCTCGGTCGCCTCGCTCGGCCTGCACAAGGGCGTCGCGCACGTCTACGGGCGCAAGCTGAAGGGCTACCCGGCGTGGTTCATGCACCGCGCCTACCACCTCAGCCGGATCCCGACCTTCAACCGCAAGGCGCGGGTGCTCGCCGAATGGACGCTGGCCGGCCTGTTCAAACGCGAGATCGTCTCGCTCGGCTCGCTGGAGAACCCGCGCGCGGAGTTCGAGCTCGCGGCGGGGACCGGACGTCACAACGAGGCCAGTTGA
- a CDS encoding ATP-binding SpoIIE family protein phosphatase, producing MIFTRWSAKFPGTQRRAAARSDRAAPRPGTGTPSAAAPAPSAVPATADGTPAAPSGATTGSVPAARAEHAEPAPSRDTAPAALPPTVDALSVHDILGTIPALVAVVYGPEHRLAYVNGAYAGVFGPRPAGHTAREALPELDTLGLLPLMDQVLRSGRPRTVKSRKVPGGAGGDRSRDGYYTFTCTPIEVAASGPAPDPEVACVAPHKGVLVFGAEVTDQIESAERLRASESRQREAAVTLQRSLLPQELEQPDDLRVAATYQPGGTDAAVGGDWYDVITLGAGRTALVIGDVMGRGVRAAAVMGQLRTAVRAYARLDLPPHEVLQLLDGLAAEIDASQIATCVYAVHDPNEGRLVYASAGHLPILVRDADGTVRRAAEPTGPPLGTGGWLHTSGSVPLGPGSSAVLYTDGLVERRDKDIDHGVEALERAFAGAAGAPDIVCDRLLRSLGITASHDDDVAILVLQHPERTGHDAELFHNAALELHGGTEAAPRARAFASGVLASWRFPTELHDLGVLAASELVANSLQHGTPPMRLRLRRTDRRLIVEVTDGDDHLPRRRRAEPVDEAGRGISIIATIASSWGSRRTPGGGKAVWCEFALPRG from the coding sequence GTGATCTTCACGCGCTGGAGCGCCAAGTTCCCCGGCACCCAACGGCGAGCCGCCGCCCGGTCCGACCGCGCCGCACCCCGCCCCGGGACCGGCACCCCGTCCGCCGCGGCCCCGGCCCCGTCCGCCGTACCCGCGACGGCCGACGGGACCCCCGCCGCCCCGTCCGGCGCGACCACGGGCTCGGTCCCCGCGGCCCGCGCCGAACACGCGGAACCGGCGCCCTCCCGGGACACCGCCCCCGCGGCCCTGCCGCCCACGGTCGACGCCCTCTCCGTCCACGACATCCTCGGCACCATCCCCGCCCTCGTCGCCGTGGTCTACGGCCCCGAGCACCGCCTCGCCTACGTCAACGGCGCCTACGCCGGCGTCTTCGGCCCCCGCCCGGCCGGCCACACCGCCCGCGAGGCCCTTCCGGAGCTCGACACCCTCGGCCTGCTCCCCCTGATGGACCAGGTCCTGCGCAGCGGCAGACCGCGGACCGTCAAGTCCCGCAAGGTGCCCGGCGGTGCGGGCGGCGACCGCTCCCGCGACGGCTACTACACCTTCACCTGCACCCCGATCGAGGTCGCCGCCAGCGGCCCGGCCCCCGACCCCGAGGTCGCCTGCGTCGCCCCGCACAAGGGCGTCCTGGTCTTCGGCGCCGAGGTCACCGACCAGATCGAGTCCGCCGAGCGGCTGCGCGCCAGCGAGTCCCGCCAGCGCGAGGCCGCGGTCACCCTCCAACGCTCCCTGCTGCCCCAGGAACTGGAGCAGCCCGACGACCTCCGCGTCGCCGCCACCTACCAGCCCGGCGGCACGGACGCCGCGGTCGGCGGCGACTGGTACGACGTCATCACCCTCGGCGCCGGCCGTACCGCCCTGGTCATCGGCGACGTCATGGGCCGCGGGGTGCGAGCCGCCGCCGTCATGGGCCAGCTGCGCACCGCGGTCCGCGCCTACGCCCGCCTCGACCTCCCGCCCCACGAGGTCCTGCAGCTCCTGGACGGCCTGGCCGCCGAGATCGACGCCAGCCAGATCGCCACCTGCGTCTACGCCGTCCACGACCCGAACGAGGGCCGGCTGGTCTACGCCTCGGCCGGCCATCTGCCCATTCTCGTACGCGACGCGGACGGCACGGTCCGCCGCGCCGCCGAGCCGACCGGACCGCCCCTGGGCACCGGCGGCTGGCTGCACACCTCCGGCTCCGTCCCCCTGGGCCCCGGCAGCAGCGCCGTCCTCTACACCGACGGCCTGGTCGAGCGCCGCGACAAGGACATCGACCACGGCGTCGAGGCGCTGGAGCGCGCCTTCGCCGGTGCCGCCGGCGCACCGGACATCGTCTGCGACCGCCTGCTGCGCTCGCTGGGCATCACCGCCAGCCACGACGACGACGTCGCCATCCTGGTCCTGCAGCACCCCGAACGGACCGGCCACGACGCGGAGCTGTTCCACAACGCCGCCCTCGAACTCCACGGCGGCACCGAAGCGGCCCCGCGCGCCCGCGCCTTCGCCTCCGGGGTCCTCGCCTCCTGGCGCTTCCCGACCGAGCTGCACGACCTCGGCGTGCTGGCCGCCAGCGAGCTGGTCGCCAACTCCCTCCAGCACGGCACCCCGCCCATGAGGCTGCGCTTGCGCCGTACGGACCGCCGGCTGATCGTCGAGGTCACCGACGGCGACGACCACCTCCCGCGCCGCCGCCGCGCCGAGCCCGTCGACGAGGCGGGCCGGGGCATCTCCATCATCGCCACCATCGCCTCCTCCTGGGGGTCGCGGCGCACCCCGGGCGGCGGCAAGGCCGTCTGGTGCGAATTCGCGCTGCCCCGCGGATAG
- a CDS encoding MFS transporter, translating into MTTAMGAALRRIQLGNALSAFGSGFTVPYLYVYVAKVRDLGASTAGAVLAMLAVAALVVLPLTGRAIDRRGPLPVAVVGSVSAAIGSLGIGLSSTEPLVIAAAIALGAGIAVIQPALATMIVWCSTTLTRSRAFATQFFLNNLGLGVGGLVGGLLVDESHASSFVRLFGIEAAMFLVLGAAVATVRLPRAPKVEDAVPTEERAKGAWRAMFADRRMVWLCVLGFVLFFACYGQFESGLAAYATEVTRIPPASLGIALAANTAAIVAAQFVVLKLVERRRRSRVMALVGMVWTVAWIAAGLSGLVHGAQVVATTLLISTYALFGIGESMLSPTVAPLVADLAPASLIGQYNSAFALVKQLALAVGPAVGALMVGHGMYVAYIGMLVVCALGITALSLWLGRMLRPAQDNPHRAVASLPAARVPAEAEAVACSA; encoded by the coding sequence GTGACCACCGCGATGGGCGCCGCGTTGCGCCGGATCCAGCTCGGGAACGCGCTGAGTGCGTTCGGGAGCGGCTTCACCGTTCCGTATCTGTACGTCTATGTGGCGAAGGTGCGGGATCTCGGCGCGAGCACCGCGGGTGCGGTGCTCGCCATGCTGGCGGTGGCCGCGCTGGTCGTCCTGCCGCTCACCGGTCGTGCCATCGACCGGCGCGGGCCCCTTCCGGTGGCCGTCGTCGGTTCGGTCTCCGCCGCCATCGGGTCCCTGGGCATTGGGCTGTCGTCCACCGAGCCGCTGGTCATCGCGGCGGCCATCGCCCTGGGTGCCGGTATCGCGGTGATCCAGCCGGCCCTCGCGACGATGATCGTGTGGTGCTCGACGACGCTGACCAGGTCACGGGCGTTCGCCACCCAGTTCTTCCTGAACAACCTGGGGCTGGGCGTCGGCGGGCTGGTCGGCGGCCTGCTGGTCGACGAGTCGCACGCGTCGAGCTTTGTGCGGCTGTTCGGGATCGAGGCCGCGATGTTCCTGGTGCTCGGCGCGGCGGTGGCGACCGTACGGCTGCCGCGGGCGCCGAAGGTCGAGGACGCGGTGCCGACCGAGGAGCGGGCCAAGGGTGCCTGGCGGGCGATGTTCGCCGACCGGCGGATGGTGTGGCTGTGCGTCCTGGGGTTCGTGCTGTTCTTCGCCTGCTACGGGCAGTTCGAGTCCGGGCTGGCGGCCTACGCGACCGAGGTCACCCGGATACCGCCGGCCAGCCTGGGCATCGCGCTGGCGGCCAACACGGCGGCGATCGTGGCGGCGCAGTTCGTGGTGCTCAAGCTGGTCGAGCGCCGGCGGCGCAGCCGGGTGATGGCGCTGGTCGGGATGGTCTGGACGGTGGCGTGGATAGCCGCCGGGCTGTCCGGGCTGGTGCACGGCGCGCAGGTGGTGGCCACGACGCTGCTGATCTCGACGTACGCCCTGTTCGGTATCGGTGAGTCGATGCTGTCGCCGACGGTGGCTCCGCTGGTGGCCGATCTGGCGCCGGCTTCCCTGATCGGGCAGTACAACTCGGCGTTCGCCCTGGTCAAGCAGCTGGCACTGGCGGTCGGTCCGGCCGTGGGCGCGCTGATGGTGGGGCATGGGATGTACGTGGCGTACATCGGGATGCTCGTGGTGTGCGCGCTGGGGATCACGGCGTTGTCGCTGTGGCTGGGGCGGATGCTGCGTCCGGCGCAGGACAATCCGCACCGCGCGGTGGCGTCGCTGCCCGCGGCGCGAGTGCCGGCCGAGGCCGAAGCCGTGGCCTGCAGCGCCTGA
- a CDS encoding MarR family winged helix-turn-helix transcriptional regulator, translating into MPEPSDAAAGAAEPSLEEQIAAYQREFQDLDPQVEQVVSALQRLNRRMNVAYGRQTATLGLSNAEWEVLKALVVSGAPYELGPGELAKLLGLTPAAMTHRIDRMANEGLVTRERDETNRVRVIVALTHEGREKWLEAMRLASVFEEDLLQDLSGEERQLLGQVLTRLLRRVEDAQPDADGRLSDLD; encoded by the coding sequence ATGCCTGAGCCCTCAGATGCGGCCGCCGGCGCGGCCGAGCCGAGCCTCGAGGAACAGATCGCCGCCTACCAGCGCGAATTCCAGGACCTCGACCCCCAGGTGGAGCAGGTCGTCTCCGCTCTCCAGCGCCTCAACCGACGGATGAACGTCGCCTACGGGCGGCAGACCGCCACCCTCGGACTGAGCAATGCCGAGTGGGAGGTCCTCAAAGCCCTCGTGGTCTCCGGAGCCCCCTACGAGCTGGGCCCCGGCGAACTCGCCAAACTGCTCGGTCTCACGCCGGCCGCCATGACTCACCGCATCGACCGCATGGCGAACGAAGGTCTGGTGACGCGGGAGCGCGACGAGACCAACCGCGTCCGCGTGATCGTCGCGCTCACCCACGAAGGCCGCGAGAAGTGGCTGGAGGCGATGCGCCTGGCATCGGTCTTCGAGGAGGACCTCCTCCAGGACCTCTCCGGCGAGGAACGGCAGCTCCTCGGCCAGGTCCTGACCCGTCTTCTGCGCCGTGTCGAGGACGCTCAGCCGGACGCCGACGGGCGTCTGAGTGACCTTGACTGA